The Candidatus Leptovillus gracilis genome segment AAACGTTAGCTTGAATCTCCCTCATACACAACCTCGGCCAGATGCACCGCCTGACCATCAAACGCCCGACGAATGGCCCCATACACCTCTGGCGACAATACCTCATGTTTCTGTTGACGCAAAAAGCCTTTGACCTTGGTGTAGTGCATGGCCGGGATGCGCGACTCTTTCAGGTCCAGCTCTGATGCGCCTTTGGTGGTAAAGACGATCAACGCGCCGATGGGCACTTCTTCCACCTCTGGGGCATTTTTGCGGATGAAGTTAGCCAGGCCCTCGACCATTCTTTCCACTTCCTGCGTTGGGTTGCCAATGGGTTCTTGCCCCAACAACCGGCGCAAAAAACCGCCCTTCTGCTGCCATTTGTCCCCCTGTACACTAATTTTGCCGGTATGGGGCTTGGGGTTAAAGACGATGATGCCCTGAGGCGTTAGCAGGGTGTGCGGGGCCGGCAGGAGAAAGTGGTAGATACGGCCGTTTTTGCTCACCTTCCGCGCCGCTTCATCCAATACCTGGTCCGGCCGTGGGCTGCGCACGTACCGCTGTGTCAGATAAATACCCACCTGCGACGCAATCCAACCCACAAACAGGGCCATCAACTGAAAGATAAACACCCGCTGGAAATCCGCCGACACAAACGCCAACGCCAGACCAAGCAGCAAAATACCCATGCCGCCATAACTGGTAATTTTGGCTATCAGACTCAGCCGGGCAATCCGTTTTTCATCGCGTAAGATAATCATAGCACTCAGTTCGTTGGTTTGTTAAAAATGGTTGATTTCAGGTAACTATTTACCACGGAGACACGGAGGGCACAGAGATTGAACCTGTAAACATTCCGTGTTCCTTCAACTACGTTCAGGACAAGCCTCTGTGCCTCTCGTGGTGAAATCCCAAAGATCCCTTTTCTTTCAGATGTGATTGGCGTATTTCCCCAGGACCAGGCAGGCATTTTGCCCGCCCAACCCAAACGAATTAGACAACACACTCTGCACGTCGGCCCGGCGCGGCACGTTGGGCACATAATCCAGGTCACATTCGGGATCTGGCGTCTCGTAATTCCATGTCGGCGGGATGAGGCCATGCGTCAGCGTATACACCGAGAAAATCGCTTCTATGGCTCCCGTACCGCCCATGGCGTGCCCCATCATAGATTTGTTGCTGCTGACAGGGATTTCGTAGGCCGGTTCGCCGAACAACCGTTTAATCGCCAGCGTTTCCGTCAGGTCATTCATCGGCGTGCCTGTGCCGTGAGCATTAATATATTGAATGTCGCCGGTTCGCAGACCGCCATCTTCAATGGCCCAACGCATGGCCCGCACCGCGCCAGCCGCGTCTGGGTCCTGCGCCGCCACATGAAACGCATCCGAAGAAGAAGCATGGCCCAACAGTTCGGCGTAAATCTTCGCACCACGCGCCAACGCCTGGTCCAGGCGTTCCAAAACCACCACACCCGCCCCTTCGCTGAGGATAAAACCCTCACGGTTTTTGTCGAACGGTTTGCTGGCCTTCTCTGGCGCGTCGTTGTAACTGGTAGCCATCGCCCGCATCGCCGCAAATCCGGCGATGGCCGATTCGTGGATCAACCCCTCCACGCCGCCGGTAATCACCACATCGGCCGAACCGCGCCGGATAAACTCCGCCGCTTCGCCGATGGCCTGTGTGCCGGTGGCGCAGGCAGCCACCACGGTGCTGATGGGACCCATAGCCTGAGCCAGCAGGCTGACGTGGTAACTGGGCATATTGGGCAAAAAAGAAGTCATGGCAAAGGGGCTGACCCGGCTGAAACCTTTGGTGCGCAGCACCGTCGTCTCCCGTTCGCCCACCTCAAACCCGCCGACGCCGGTGCCAATGAGCGTGCCCGTGCGTTCGTTGTCCGGCAGGCCATGCGCCAGCCCGGCGTCAGTCAGGGCCATTGTCGCCGCAGCTACGGCCAACTGCGACGCGCGCGACATGCGCCGCGATTCTTTGAAGTTCATGTAATCGCCGGGATTGAAGTCCTTCACTTCGCCGGCAATCCGCACCGGCAGGTGGCTGGCGTCGAATTGGGTAATGGGGCCGACGCCGGAACGGCCGTGTATCAGATTGTCCCAGCTCTCGTCGGCCGTGTGGCCCAATGGTCCGATCATGCCCAGGCCGGTGATCACAATTCGGGGCCGTCCACGGGCATCCAGAAAATTTGTCATAGTTCTTCCTTCAGTTGGGCAGCCGCCGGTTTTACTGCGGCTAAACCTTCCGCGATGGACGCCACAACGTTGTGGGCCACCAACTGCCGCGCCTGCCCTACCGCCTGCTTGATGGCGTAGGCGTTGGAACGGCCGTGTCCAACAATCACCGCCCCGTTCACGCCCAACAGCGGCGCGCCGCCCACTTCGTGCGGGTCTAGCCGCCGCCGCACCCGCCCAAACGCCGATTTTGCCAGCAGGCCACCAACGGCCGTTAGCGGGTTTGCCATCAGTTCTTCCCGGATCAGGTCAGACATGTAGCTGGCGATAGCTTCGGCCGTTTTCATCATAATGTTGCCGGTAAACCCATCGGTCAGGGCTACATCGGCCGCGCCGCGCATAAACTCTTTTGGCTCGATGTTGCCAATGTAATTCAGCCCGCTGGCCGCCAGTAGGGGAATGGCCTCTTTAATCAGCGCATTACCTTTGCCTTCTTCTTCGCCGTTGGAGATGAGGGCCACGCGCGGGTTGGCGATGCCCAAGACCTGCGACACGTACAGGCTGCCCATCAGGCCAAATTGGGGCATGTACTCTGGCCGACAGTCGGCATTGGCGCCGTTGTCCATGAGAAACGGCCGTTCCTTCGTCGGGAAAATCACCCCCAGCGCCGGCCGCTTCACGCCTGGAATGCGCCCCAGACCCACCTGGCGCAGCATGGCAATGCCCAACACCGCGCCGGTGTTGCCCGCCGAGACAAACGCATCCGCTGCGCCGCTGCGCACCAGGCTCAGCCCTACGTGCATCGAAGAATCCGGTTTGCTCTTCACCACATCCGACGGTTTGTCGGTCATGCTCACCGCTTGCCCGGCGTGTTGAATCTCCAATGGTAAACCGGCTGCATCTAATTGCACCAGCTCCGCCTCAATCCGCGCCCGGTCGCCCACCAGGATAATAGTATCCCCAAATTCGCGGGCAGCCAGCACCGCGCCGGCCACATCTGGGCCAGGGTGGTTATCGCTGCCCATAGCGTCTACTACAATTCGCATACAGTTTTGTCCCATTTATGACTAGAAAATTGTTCGTGGATTCTATCGGTGGGCTACTTTTAAGTCAAAAAGGTTCCCCACGCAGCAGCAATTATCAATTTGCAATCCAGCCGTAGGGGCGGGATGGGCGGTGCAACATTTTTGCCAATCACCAATGCCTGGCCTCCCGCCTATCTCGCCCCTCTTTGGGTCCCATTGGGCGAGACGGCGCGGGAAAATGTCTTCGCTGCGGCTGTTCCCCGTCCGCGCCGTCCCGCCCCTACTAGCACACCAGGGTAAATTGAGAATTGCTGCCAGCGCAGAGACGTTGCAATGCAACGTCTCTGCGCTTGACAAAAAATAATCCTGCGCTATCATATAGACAATCTTCGATATATCGAGAAATGATGGACCCTGTGACGTTTGCCAAAGCCATTGCCGACGATACCCGGCAGCAGATTATGCACTTGCTCTGCTGCCGCTGGCTGTGCGTCAATGACGTGGTGGAGCAAATTGGCGGCGTCACGCAGCCAACCGTCTCCCATCACCTGGGCGTTTTGCGTGAGGCGGAGTTGGTGCATACACGGCGTGATGGGAAGCAAGTGTTTTACACCCTGAATCAGGACGCCATCGCCGAATGTTGTGGCACGCTGCTGTTCCGCTTTGCGCCGGAAAAGGTAGCAGAAAGCCCTTTCATCCGGCTGCAAGAAATACCTGTCAATCCTTAACGTCTGGCTCTTTTTTTAGCTAGATATATAGATAAACATCAATATGAGGTGCAAAATGGAAGAGTTAACCCCCGAAAAGATACATGAAGAAGTGCAGGCGCGCTACGGCCGTATCGCCGACGAGTTCAAACTGGAACTGGCTTCCTCCTGCTGTGGCGATGGCGGTGACTGCTGCGGCGACAATCCCAGCGCCGATGCCGAGGGACTATTCGCCAACCTGTACCAGAGCGATACCAGTTGGCTGCCAGACGACGTGACCGGCTTGTCGCTGGGCTGCGGCGACCCCATCGCCCTGGCTGAATTACAGCCGGGGCAAACGGTGCTGGACCTGGGTTCCGGCGGTGGCATTGACTGCTTCATGGCTGCTCGCCAGGTGGGGCCAGAGGGTCACGTCATTGGCGTGGACATGACGGATGCGATGCTGGCGAAGGCCAATCGCAACAAGGCGGTGGTGGGCCTGGAAAATGTGGAGTTTCGCAAAGGGCACATCGAAGCGCTGCCGGTGACCGCAGACACGGTAGATGTGATCATTTCTAACTGTGTGATCAACCTTAGTCCAGACAAACCGGCCGTCTTCCGTGAAGCCTTCCGCGTGCTGAAGCCAGGTGGCAAAATGGCCGTGTCTGATGTGGTAACGTTGGGGCAGTTTACACCGGAGGAACGGGCCAATATGGCTGCCTGGACCGGCTGCATCACCGGCGCGGAGGATGTGGCCGATTACGTGGCGGCTATGTATGCGGCCGGGTTTACGGCCGTTTCCGTGCGTGACAAAGCCAACCCAAACGTGGAACTGGCTGCTTCGCCGCGTATGACCGGCAAACCGCATGTGTTAAGTGGTCGGGTGACGGCCGTCAAACCCGCCTGACATGCAAAACGGCGAGGGGGGCAAAACCCGCTCGCCGTTTTTACTCTACAGACCGGACAGGTTGTTGCAAACCTGGCGGGTATTGCTCGTCTTAGAAAGGAATGTCGTCTTCTTCATGGGCTGGCGCGCCTTCTTCGGCGAAATCACCACCACTGGCGTAGCCACCTTCACCCTTGGGCGTCAGGAAGCGCACGGTGTCGGCCGTGATTTCATAGGATGAGCTAACGGTGCCATCCTGTCGCGTCCACAGCCGCGGTGCGCCGGTTGTGGGGTCTGGCTTCAGGCGACCCTCGACCAATACTTTGCTGCCTTTGGTCAGATATTGATTGGCCGTTTCGGCTTGCTGCCGCCAGACGCTAACGCGGAACCAGGTTGTTTCTTCGCGGGGTTGGCCGCTGGCTTTGTCGGTCCAACGCGAGCTGGTGGCGACGCTGAAACTGGTAACGGCCGTGCCATCGGGCATGTACCGCATCTCCGGGTCGCGTCCTAAGTTGCCAATGATAATGATCTTTTGATACATTGAATTCTCTCCTTTTCTTGAACGAAAAACAAAACTAGCAAGTGCCGTAGCGCCAAAACGCAACAAAATAATATCATAGATTTTGGCTTCGTCGCAACTACCTCAGGCCGCCAATTTGTATGTATCTTATTCCACAATAATAGCACATGTGTTCTTTTTTGACAACTTTTGTCACAGCCAATTCCAGAGAAAGAAGAGGCGCAAGCCATTCAGACCTGCGCCCCTGGCACATATTGAACGTATGCTCGAAACTTTATTTCAAAAAGTTATCATACCCAACCGCGCAGCCGCACTGCCTCGGCTACCCGATTGACGGCTACCAGATAAGCCGCCACGCGGTTCTCCACCTTTTTAGCCTGGGCCATGTCGTGGACTGCCAGGAAGGCGGTAGTGATTTTCTTGTCCAACCGGTCGTTGACCATCGTTTCGTCCCAGTAGAATTGGTAGGCGTTTTGCACCATCTCAAAATAAGAGACGATGACGCCGCCGGCATTACACAAGAAATCGGGAATGATGTAGATGCCTTTGTCGTTTAGGATTTTGTCGGCTTCGGGCGTGGTGGGGCCGTTGGCTAATTCAGCCACGATTTTGGCTTTGATGTTGTCGGCGTTTTGGCCGGTTAATTGATTTTCAATGGCCGCCGGAATCAGGATGTCTACGTCTAGCTCCAACAAATCTTTATTGTCAATCGCGTCGGCGCCGGGGAGTCCGATAACCTTGCCGGTTTGTTGTAAATGTTTTGTCACGTCGTCTGGGTTGAGGCCGTGGGCGTTGTAGACGCCGCCAAACTCGTCGCTGACGGCGATCACTTTCAGGCCAAAGAGATCATGGGCCAGCCGGTGGGCGAAGCCGCCAACGTTGCCATAGCCTTGAATGGCGCAAGTCGCGCCTGCCAGCGTCAGGCCGCGCAGTTTGGCCGCTTCGCGGATGGTGAACATGCCGCCCATGGCCGTGGCTGGTCCACGCGCCGCCGAGCCGCCGAGTTGCAAGGGCTTGCCGGTGATGGCCCCTGGTTCGTGGTGGCCGGTGAGGACTTCGTATTCGTCGAGCATCCAGGCCATGATTTGTGGGTTGGTGTAAACATCCGGGGCGGGTGAATCTTTGGTCAGGCCAACGTAGCGGGAGATGGCGCGCATGTAGCCGCGGCTGAGGCGTTCCAGTTCATCAGGCTGCATTTCACGCGGGTTGCAGATAACGCCGCCTTTGCCGCCACCGAGGGGGATGTCGGACACGGCCGTTTTCCAGGTCATCCACGCCGCCAACGCCCGCACAGTATCAATGGTTTCTCTAGGATGAAAGCGAATGCCACCCTTGGCCGGGCCACGAGCGTCGTTGTACTGCACCCGGAAACCCTGGAAGATTTCCGTATGCCCATCGTTCATCTTCACCGGGATGGTGAAGTGAAATTCACGCATCGGCTGGCGCAAAAATGCGTGCATGTCGGGGTCTAATTGTAAAACGGCCGCAGCGCCATCTAGCTGCGCTTGCGCAATTGCAAACGGATTTAAATTTTCTGTCATGGGAATGTACTTGCTCCTGGTGGGAAAATTTTGTGGATCTTATCTTGCGCTGTCAACGAACAAGACGACTCAACCAGTGACAAAATAGTGGTTGAGAACACTCCCAAGTGTCGGCAATTATCAGAACAATGTCAAGTGAAAATTATCCTTGATCCGGCGTGAAGGAGGGGTGTCATGTGTCATATGCCGGGCCGGGCAGTCGGGTGATTTGTGTCATGAGACAATCGCCAGGTAAGCGGCGACGCGGTTGTTGGCCCGGTTCATTTCTGCCATGCGCCTGACGGCGTGGTACGCGGAGACATAGGTGTAAGCGTTCAGTCCCTTTTGGAATAGTACACAGATGAACACAGATTTTGGATGACTTGAATCTGTGTTCATCTGTGAAAATCTGTGTCCCATTTGTTCTGACGTGAACGGTTACCACAGAACAATAGCTGCGCTAACTGTCATCAGCGCTTCCCAATCTATCCCTGCTTTGGTAAACTTCTGCGGGGTGGGCGCAATTCGTCGCCGTCATTTGTGAGCCGTTGTGTAAGGCGGTGCACAGATTTTGATGACAGATGGCAGGCCTGTGTTGAGGTAAAAGGAAGAGATGATCCAACAACTCGTCAGCGCATTCATCATTAGCAGCGGCATCACTTCGCTGGCCTATCGGCGCAAGTCATTAACCGGATCGGGTGTGGTCGGGGGCCTGCTGGTGGGCACGCTGACGTTGGGGCTGGGCGGCTGGGCCTGGGCGCTGCTGCTGGGCATTTTTTTTGTCAGTTCCAGCCTGTTGTCTCACTTTAAAGAGGGCGAAAAGCGTGAAGCGGCCGAAAAATTTGAGAAGGGACATCAACGTGATTTTGCGCAGGCGCTGGCGAATGGTGGCCTGGGGGCGCTCATCGCTTTGGGCAATGCGCTGATCCCATCGCCCGCCTGGTATTATCTGTTTACCGGCGTCATGGCGACAGTAACGGCCGATACGTGGGCGACGGAATTGGGTACGTTGAGCAAAACCCCGCCGCGCTTGATTACGACGGGTAATGTGGTGGAAGTAGGCACGTCGGGCGGGGTGTCGTTGTTGGGCACGGCGGTTTCTATGCTCGGTGGTCTGCTCATCGGGCTGGCGGCAGGGCTGGCAGGGCGGCGTAAATCGTTTTGGCTGCTGGCGTTGATGGGCGCGTTGAGCGGTCTGATTGGCTCGCTGTTCGATAGTTTGTTGGGGGCCACTGTGCAGCAAATTTATTACTGCGATCAGTGCCAAAAAGACACGGAACGCAAGCTGCACCGCTGCGGCCAGACCACACGGCCCATTCGTGGCTATGCCTGGCTGAACAACGACATGGTTAATTTGCTGGCGTCGGTGATGGGTGGAGCGACGGCCGTTTTGCTGTGGTTGTTATTCCGGCGGCGGAGGTCTGTATGACATGAAAAAGGAACACGCACCACTCGGTTTCTCGCTGCGCCACATTCTCAAAGCCAACAACCGCGCCATCACCCGCATTGCCTGGTCGCCAAACGGCCGTTTCCTGGCTTCGGCCTCCTATGATCAAAGCGTCCGCCTGTGGGACGCCGACACCGGCCAGGAAATGCGCGACATTGTTGGCTACAGTGGCTCTGTCTTCACTGTCGCCGTCACCCCAGACAACCGGCAGATCATCTCCGCTTCCAAGAATGCGCTGAAGATTTGGGATGTGGTCGGCCCGGTGCGACCGTATACCCTGCGCGGCCATCAGGATTATGTCTACGCAGTAGCCGCTTCACCAGACGGCCGTACCCTTGTCTCTGGCGCCTATGACCAGACGCTTAAATTCTGGGACCTGCTGACACAAAGCGAAACAGCTTCTTTGCGCGGCCACACGGGGCGAATTAGCTGCATCGTCGTCAGTCCAGACGGCCGTCTGGTTTACTCCGGCGCCGGCGATGGTCTGATCATGGTCTGGGACGCGGTCGAACATCGCCAACTGCAGGCTTTTTCCGGCCATCAGGGCGAGGTGCTGTCACTGGCGCTGACAACGAATGGGCAAACGCTGGCTTCCGGCAGCCATGATGGCGTCGTGCGCCTCTGGCAGGCGCAAAGTGGGGCACTGCGCCAGACGTTGACAGAGCATGGTGGGCCGATAACGGCCGTATCCTTTTCAGCCGGCGATCAATTTCTGGCCAGCAAATCGGCCGATGGCACAGTGCGCCTGTGGCGCTGCGCCGACTGGCAGACAGTCGCCATTTTAGACGAACCCCATTCATCCTTTGCCTTCGCGGGCATGACCTTTCAGCCCAATGGCAATGGGCTGGCGACGTTGGGCGAAAGAGACACGGTAATCCGGCTGTGGGCGCTGGATTTTGCGCTGTGGGTAGAAAGGTGAACGGGGTAGGAGAACTTCAGAGGCCGGTCCGATTTACACCATGTTATTGCGAAAATACCCAGATCAGCGTTTATCTGCGCCCTGTTTTGACTCCTCCCGCAGCTAGTAACCGTTAGCCGAAGTCCGTATCCCGTTTTCCGTTGGCATTTACCAGAGGCAGCACCCCACGGAATACGGAATACCGAATACGTCTACTAGCCAGACTGCCTAAGCCAGGCTTCAGATGACTCTCCCATCCACAAATTAGCCCAACACCTTCCGATACACCGGTAGAATACGTTATAATGCTTCTTATTTTTACGGGAGGGAAATCGTGACAGTTGAGCTTTACATCCACACCGAATTATCCAATGATGTGAAGGAGCGGCAGGCCACGTTAGCGGCGGCGCGCGCTTTGTATGATGAATTCCACAATTCGCCAGAGCTTTACCTGTTTATCGCCAACATTGATCCAAAACAAGACCCCGCCTTTGCCGGCCTGACACAGCTAGACGCCGTTGTGCTTGGCCCACGTTTTGTAACCCTCCTGGAATTTAAAAACTGCTTCAACCCCATTATCGCCACAGACCTGGAAACAACCTGGTATTCGCACAGCAGCGAAGGCGACGAACCCATGCTGGCAGGGAAGAGTATCAACCCGTTTCAGCAGGTAAGATATGCGCGTAATGTCTGGAAAAATTACCTGCGTCAGGGAGCAGCTAATGTGCTGAAACCGAGCAGGTTAAACCACCTGCGTTATGCCTTTGAACAAAGCGACGCCTGGTCTCATCTTAGCGCCTGTATTCTTATTTATCCAGGGCTGCATCCCGATTCACAACTTTCCCCGCTGAAAAAGGCGCAGCTTTGGTGCCACATAGACAGTGTTAGCCAATTGGGCAAACTGTCTTATATCATTGAATCCCAGCGTCTGATTTTAACGGCCGAAGAGCGTCTGGTTATGACACGCACCCTGTTCCATGCGCGCCCCTGGATGGACAACCGCCTGGGTTTACATGACCTACTGGGCTATTTGCATGTGCAAGAGGTGGGAAAGGAGGCGGTTCGCTACCCAATTCACAGTTATCAGGAGTTTACTATCGGCCGTCAAACCATACCTGCGGGCAAGGGCCACCGCGTTCAACCGCAGCAGACTATTGTGAGCAGTCGCCATACGCGCCTGGAAACAGATGGCAACAAGGTGTATGTGTATGACACCGACAGCAAAAATGGTACGTTTGTCAACGGCCGTCAGATCCCCCCGAACTTACCCGTTCAATTACACGGCACACAAGACGTCGTTTCGTTAGGCCCGCCAGAGAGGCAGGTCTGCACCTTTTGGTTTGAGCCAGAAGCCCCTTACCAGACGCTGCTGCCCACCGAAACGCTGCACCTAGGAAACTCTCCCGACGGTCTGGCAGCCTTCCATCGGCCTGATTCAGACCAATGACGTGAAACGATAGCATGTTAACCGAAGTTGGACGCTACCAGATCATCAGAAAAATAGGCCAGGGCGGCATGGCAGTGGTTTACCTGGCGCAGGATCCGCACATCCACCGCGAGGTCGCCATCAAAATCATGAACACGCAGGCGCTGCAAAGTGAAGAACTGCGCGCCCGCTTTGACCAGGAAGCCCAGACCATCGCCTCGCTGGACCACCCCTGCATCGTACCCATTTACGATTATGGCGAAGTGGGCGGCGCGCCCTATCTGGTAATGCGCTATATGGTCGGTGGCACATTGGATAATTGGCTGCGCCAGGGCGCGCTGCCCTTGCCCACCATCCTGGAAATTTTACAGCGTTTAGCCAGAGCGCTAGATGAGGCGCATCGCCGCGGCGTCGTCCACCGCGACCTGAAACCGGGCAACATCCTGTTCGATCAGCGCCAGACAGCCTTTTTGTCCGACTTCGGCATCGTAAAGCGGCTTAACGCCTCCGTCAACCTGACGCAAGGTCTGAGTACGATCGGCACCCCGGCTTACATGAGTCCTGAACAGGCATTGGGCGGCACAGAATTAGACGGCCGTGCCGACATCTATTCCCTGGGCGTAGTGTTATTTGAGATGCTCACCGGGCAGCGGCCGTTTCAGGCCGCAGACAGCATGGCGCTGCTGCACGCCCACGTATATGAACCTGTCCCGCCCCTGCATCAGTTTAACCCCCACCTACCCGACGAGTATCAGCCGCTTGTCGAAAAGGCAATGGCCAAAAAGCGCGAGCAGCGTTTCGCTACCGCTGGCGAACTGGTACAGGCAATAGAACCGCTGGTTGGTGGCGCGCCGCCGAATGCGGTTGTTCCACCATCGCCGACGTTTACACCACCGACGGTGAGCGCTTACCCACTGAAGCCGCCGGATGCTGCCGGCCTTTCCACCGCCGAACGCCTCAAGCGGCAGATAAAACGCCTGCCAGTTTGGGTGCGCCTTCTGATTATGAGCCTGGCCTTTATTGCGCTGGCCCTGGGCCTGTTCCGCGTCCTGGCCGATTCGGTGGCCGGTTCTTTAACCGGCGCGGCCGTGACCACCCCTCCCCCTACCGGCACGCTGCCCGCTTTGGTCGCCCAAGACACACCCGCCAACTTACCTGAGACGGCAACCCTGCCGGCGGGCACATTGGTCTTGCTGGAATGGGACGACAGCGCTATCTGGCAAAAGAGCAGCAGCGACCTGGCCCGCATCCCATCTGACGGACTCATCTCTTTTGCCGGAACCGAGCCGCAGACGCTGCAAACCAATGCCGGTTCGCTGGAGCTGATTTTGCCGGACCGTTCCCGCTTGTACCTGGACGCCAATACCACGCTGCAAATTGAGCGGGTGGAGGGGGTTGGCGGGGCAGAGGATACGGCCGTTACCCTGCTGTCCGGCCATTTGGTGGCCCAACCGGCCGGCCAATTCTTGCGCATCGCCTCCCGCCCGGCTTTTACGCCGAAGCGCAAACCGGCCTTGTCGGCGTGGAATTTGACGCCGACCGCTCCCATTTTGCTGTAGACTGTCTGCAAAACGGCTGCGCCCTGGTGATTTCCGTCAACCAGCGGCTGGATATGGCCGCCGGAGAAGGGCGCATTGTCGAGCGCGACGTGCTGGTAGACCCCGGCGGGGCGCGCTACGAGCGCTACGCCGCCTGGTTAAGCGCGCCGCCGCTGCCGACGCGGACCCCCTCGCCGGCGCCCGATTCCCCTGTCGCCGACCCGACGACCAGCGCCACGCCATCTTTATTAGCCACGCCAACCGCCGCAACTACACCTGATCTGGTTATTCCCCGGCAGGGTGTGTTTACGATTGGGCGGTCGGTGCGCGGCGCGGCGTTGGAGGCTGTGCGTCTGGGCAATGGGCGGCGGCAGTTTATCCTGGTGGGCGGCATTCACGCCGGGTACGCGCCCAACACCGTGCAGTTAGCCGACCAACTGATCGCTTATTTTAGCGCCAACCCCACGGCCGTTCCCGCCGATGTCACCCTTACCATCATCCCCAGTCTGAACCCGGACGCTGCCGCCGCCACCAGCCGCCTGGCCGGGCGGCTGAACGCCAACGGCGTGGACCTGAACCGCAACGCCGACTGCCGCTGGCTGGCCGACCCGCTGGTTTTGGGCAGCGTCGCCCCTGGCGCTGGCGGCGCGGCCCCGTTTTCCGAGCCGGAATCGCAGGCGTTGCGAGACTTCATCAACCAGCAGCAGCCAACGGCCGTTTTGCTGCTGGCGGCGCACGGGCTGAACTATGGGGTGGCCTCGCCGGGCGCCTGCCTGGAGCGCAGCCTGGTCTCTGTGTCACTGGCAAAGGTGTACGGCCGTGCCTCCGGCTACCGCTTCCCAGACAGCAACAACGATGGCATTGTGCAACCCGATTTGCAGCTCACTGGCGACCTGACCAACTGGCTGGATGGCAGCGGCATTCCGGCCATCGCCGTGCTGCTGCCCAAGTACGAGGCGACGGATTTTGAGCTGAACCTGGCGGGGATTACGGCCGTACTTACCAGTTACAACGGCCCAGAAGAGACCACAAGCAGCCCGGCCACGCCAACGGCCGTCTGCGGACCAGCTGTCATTGCCTGGCCGTCGGTTTACAGCCAACACCAGACCACTTTGGGCTGCGCCAGGAACGAAACACAGCGTCCAGCCGCCGCCACCCAGCGCTACGCTAACGGCCGGATGATCTGGCGTGGTGACAGCAACGAGGTTTACGTGTTGTACGCTGACAACACATTGGCCGTCTATGGGGTAAGTACGGCCGCTGCCTACCAGGAAACAGCCATGCTCAAAGGGGCTTTTGGGCAGGTGTGGCACACCAGGCCGGGCGTCAGCCAGAAATTAGGCGAGCCACAAGAAGCCGAGTACGCCATCAACGACATGGTCATCCAGGACTTCCAGGCCGGCGCGCTGTTCAATTACACCGGCGCCGGCGGCGTGTTTGTGCTGCTGACCGGGCAAAATCGTTGGCTATTGGCCCAAGAGTAAGCGCTACTTGATCATCTAGAAACTACATGGCCCAGATTGGTCCAATCTAAAAAATAGTGGTAACTATACAGCCCCTCTGGGATTGCACCACGAAGACACGGAGACT includes the following:
- a CDS encoding NERD domain-containing protein, producing the protein MIILRDEKRIARLSLIAKITSYGGMGILLLGLALAFVSADFQRVFIFQLMALFVGWIASQVGIYLTQRYVRSPRPDQVLDEAARKVSKNGRIYHFLLPAPHTLLTPQGIIVFNPKPHTGKISVQGDKWQQKGGFLRRLLGQEPIGNPTQEVERMVEGLANFIRKNAPEVEEVPIGALIVFTTKGASELDLKESRIPAMHYTKVKGFLRQQKHEVLSPEVYGAIRRAFDGQAVHLAEVVYEGDSS
- the fabF gene encoding beta-ketoacyl-ACP synthase II, with the protein product MTNFLDARGRPRIVITGLGMIGPLGHTADESWDNLIHGRSGVGPITQFDASHLPVRIAGEVKDFNPGDYMNFKESRRMSRASQLAVAAATMALTDAGLAHGLPDNERTGTLIGTGVGGFEVGERETTVLRTKGFSRVSPFAMTSFLPNMPSYHVSLLAQAMGPISTVVAACATGTQAIGEAAEFIRRGSADVVITGGVEGLIHESAIAGFAAMRAMATSYNDAPEKASKPFDKNREGFILSEGAGVVVLERLDQALARGAKIYAELLGHASSSDAFHVAAQDPDAAGAVRAMRWAIEDGGLRTGDIQYINAHGTGTPMNDLTETLAIKRLFGEPAYEIPVSSNKSMMGHAMGGTGAIEAIFSVYTLTHGLIPPTWNYETPDPECDLDYVPNVPRRADVQSVLSNSFGLGGQNACLVLGKYANHI
- the plsX gene encoding phosphate acyltransferase PlsX, yielding MRIVVDAMGSDNHPGPDVAGAVLAAREFGDTIILVGDRARIEAELVQLDAAGLPLEIQHAGQAVSMTDKPSDVVKSKPDSSMHVGLSLVRSGAADAFVSAGNTGAVLGIAMLRQVGLGRIPGVKRPALGVIFPTKERPFLMDNGANADCRPEYMPQFGLMGSLYVSQVLGIANPRVALISNGEEEGKGNALIKEAIPLLAASGLNYIGNIEPKEFMRGAADVALTDGFTGNIMMKTAEAIASYMSDLIREELMANPLTAVGGLLAKSAFGRVRRRLDPHEVGGAPLLGVNGAVIVGHGRSNAYAIKQAVGQARQLVAHNVVASIAEGLAAVKPAAAQLKEEL
- a CDS encoding helix-turn-helix transcriptional regulator → MMDPVTFAKAIADDTRQQIMHLLCCRWLCVNDVVEQIGGVTQPTVSHHLGVLREAELVHTRRDGKQVFYTLNQDAIAECCGTLLFRFAPEKVAESPFIRLQEIPVNP
- the arsM gene encoding arsenite methyltransferase, translated to MEELTPEKIHEEVQARYGRIADEFKLELASSCCGDGGDCCGDNPSADAEGLFANLYQSDTSWLPDDVTGLSLGCGDPIALAELQPGQTVLDLGSGGGIDCFMAARQVGPEGHVIGVDMTDAMLAKANRNKAVVGLENVEFRKGHIEALPVTADTVDVIISNCVINLSPDKPAVFREAFRVLKPGGKMAVSDVVTLGQFTPEERANMAAWTGCITGAEDVADYVAAMYAAGFTAVSVRDKANPNVELAASPRMTGKPHVLSGRVTAVKPA
- the ssb gene encoding single-stranded DNA-binding protein — translated: MYQKIIIIGNLGRDPEMRYMPDGTAVTSFSVATSSRWTDKASGQPREETTWFRVSVWRQQAETANQYLTKGSKVLVEGRLKPDPTTGAPRLWTRQDGTVSSSYEITADTVRFLTPKGEGGYASGGDFAEEGAPAHEEDDIPF
- a CDS encoding Glu/Leu/Phe/Val dehydrogenase, which gives rise to MTENLNPFAIAQAQLDGAAAVLQLDPDMHAFLRQPMREFHFTIPVKMNDGHTEIFQGFRVQYNDARGPAKGGIRFHPRETIDTVRALAAWMTWKTAVSDIPLGGGKGGVICNPREMQPDELERLSRGYMRAISRYVGLTKDSPAPDVYTNPQIMAWMLDEYEVLTGHHEPGAITGKPLQLGGSAARGPATAMGGMFTIREAAKLRGLTLAGATCAIQGYGNVGGFAHRLAHDLFGLKVIAVSDEFGGVYNAHGLNPDDVTKHLQQTGKVIGLPGADAIDNKDLLELDVDILIPAAIENQLTGQNADNIKAKIVAELANGPTTPEADKILNDKGIYIIPDFLCNAGGVIVSYFEMVQNAYQFYWDETMVNDRLDKKITTAFLAVHDMAQAKKVENRVAAYLVAVNRVAEAVRLRGWV